The DNA window ATGAGGCCGTAAATTGGCAGTTTTATTGCGGAAAATTTAATTTCCAACAATACCCTGCAActtaattaggttttatttTGAAACACTTATAACTTGAGGAAAAAAAATGCAGAGTCTTGTTCTTGCCGATTCTTCAATTTCAGGCAATCATTAGTCTAATATTACAATTACCCATTTCATTACAAGTTAATATTGATCATTACAATTGAAAATAATCAACCAATTTAACATGACTTGCCTATTTGACAATCAAGAACACCAGCCTGTTGAATCATCTTTGCTATACTTGAAGCAGGTTGAGCAACCATGCTTGAAGCTTTTACATATTTATCAGATGATTTCTGTCCAGAAGGTGTAAAGAAAGCACCATTCACCATCATATCTCCTTCTGatctccaattccaattcttccAATCTTCATATCCCAATGGGCTTTCCCGTTTTGTCACCTGAACAAGAATTGATTCAGTTTCAAATTGATTTGCTTcattaacaacatatatataCCTCTTTAAGGGAATCATCATCGGACGCGATGAAAATATTCCCTTGGCTATTGATAGTTGGATTCGCACTCCCTCCAATTGCATAACTCTTCCAACCAACATACACATTGTTCATAATGTGGAAATATCCATGCCTGCACCTGCAAACACAAAGGATATATAAGACACAAATCTTTTTCAGAAGCATAAGAAGAATTACTACATACCTGGGCATTCTTTGAACCAGGCCTTCCCCAAAGTAATTGAAGGCAATCGTGGCTTGCATTCTCTTATCCTCTACAAATTCATCGCTATGACCCATCAACATAACTTCGTTATGATCCAACATGTAGTTATTCGATATGGTTATAGCAGTCGATCCAAAAATAGCATCAATCAACCCATCATAACATCTGGCTAAGGTACAATGATCAATCCAAATATCCCTAGACTTGAATATGGATATTCCATCTCCATCTGAAACACCCCTCATTCCATAATGAGTTGTTGAATCCCTGACCAAAGAATTCCCAGCAGGT is part of the Impatiens glandulifera chromosome 1, dImpGla2.1, whole genome shotgun sequence genome and encodes:
- the LOC124920843 gene encoding putative pectate lyase 21 isoform X2; translated protein: MSTIIISFYLIFILIHTHLSFSTNQLNSSSCKKGNPIDECWRCDPNWETNRKHLADCSFGFGRNAIGGRDGQFYTVTDSNNDNPLNPIEGTLRYAVIQDDPLWIIFQQDMTIQLKEELVMNSYKTIDGRGYNIEISNGPCVTIWNVTNVIIHGIYIHNCLPAGNSLVRDSTTHYGMRGVSDGDGISIFKSRDIWIDHCTLARCYDGLIDAIFGSTAITISNNYMLDHNEVMLMGHSDEFVEDKRMQATIAFNYFGEGLVQRMPRHGYFHIMNNVYVGWKSYAIGGSANPTINSQGNIFIASDDDSLKEVTKRESPLGYEDWKNWNWRSEGDMMVNGAFFTPSGQKSSDKYVKASSMVAQPASSIAKMIQQAGVLDCQIGKSC
- the LOC124920843 gene encoding putative pectate lyase 21 isoform X1 — translated: MSTIIISFYLIFILIHTHLSFSTNQLNSSSCKKGNPIDECWRCDPNWETNRKHLADCSFGFGRNAIGGRDGQFYTVTDSNNDNPLNPIEGTLRYAVIQDDPLWIIFQQDMTIQLKEELVMNSYKTIDGRGYNIEISNGPCVTIWNVTNVIIHGIYIHNCLPAGNSLVRDSTTHYGMRGVSDGDGISIFKSRDIWIDHCTLARCYDGLIDAIFGSTAITISNNYMLDHNEVMLMGHSDEFVEDKRMQATIAFNYFGEGLVQRMPRCRHGYFHIMNNVYVGWKSYAIGGSANPTINSQGNIFIASDDDSLKEVTKRESPLGYEDWKNWNWRSEGDMMVNGAFFTPSGQKSSDKYVKASSMVAQPASSIAKMIQQAGVLDCQIGKSC